GCGGGTGGCGGTCGGGGAGGTGATCTCCTCCCCGTAGCGGGGTTCCTGCTCGCCCTCGAGCCTGAGCTCCAGGGGAATGCGCCGGGATTCACCACTGGCCGAGTCGACGAAGCCGCCCGAGCCGTAGTCGCTGGCGGGCACCTTGGGATCGGCGCTGCTGGGGTCACCACCCTGGACCACGAACGGGACCGGCTCCTTCACCACCCGGTGGAAAACCGTGCCGTTGTAGACCCCCCGCCGGACGAGATCGACGAAGTTTCCGGCCGTGAGCGGCGCCGCCGCCCCATCCAGGGTCAGCTCCACCAGCCCCTTGCTGGTCTCCATCGCCACCACGGCCGTGCCCTTGAGGCAAGGGGTGGTGGCCGCCTCGCAGCCCATGGGTCGGTTGCCGTTGTCGGCGGCGCAGGCTGACAAGCCGAGAGGCGTGAGGCCGAGCAGCACCAGCAGCAGCAGGCGCCAGCCGAGGCCGGCGGCTTTCGTGGCGGTCCCCATCGTCAGAGACCCTCCAGGGGGACGCCCAGGAAGCGGGCCAGGCGGGCACCGGCCAGCTCGAGATCGGCCAGGGGCATCGGCTCACCCACCCGGGTCAGGGGCATGTCGCGCCGGCCCTGCACCCGCAGGGCCAGGCGTCGCTGGGGGCTGAGGCCGTCGCGCACCTCCACCTTCACCGCCTGGATCTCCCGGAGGGGGATCACCACCTCGATCAGCT
This genomic stretch from Cyanobium gracile PCC 6307 harbors:
- a CDS encoding peptidylprolyl isomerase encodes the protein MGTATKAAGLGWRLLLLVLLGLTPLGLSACAADNGNRPMGCEAATTPCLKGTAVVAMETSKGLVELTLDGAAAPLTAGNFVDLVRRGVYNGTVFHRVVKEPVPFVVQGGDPSSADPKVPASDYGSGGFVDSASGESRRIPLELRLEGEQEPRYGEEITSPTATRQLALSHERGAVAMARSSDPNSASAQFYVALQALPELDGRYAVFGRVSKGMDVVDRIQQGDKLLRARVIEGGTLVQNRKP